The following are encoded together in the Acidobacteriota bacterium genome:
- the proS gene encoding proline--tRNA ligase, with product MAAKPNQDEAFVTEITKQSVDFSKWYLDVVRKAELADYSPVKGFMVIRPYGYAIWELIQQQLDQRFKATGHVNAYFPLLIPESLLVKEAQHVEGFAPQVAYVTHGGGEELEEKLVIRPTSETIFGVMYQKWIQSWRDLPVLINQWANVVRWEKVTRPFLRTTEFLWQEGHTAHETADEAQAETMMILGIYKEFAENVLAMPVVDGQKSDSEKFAGASKTYSIEALMGDGRALQAGTSHNLGQNFAKAFDIQFQGRDKALQHAWTTSWGVSTRLIGGVIMTHGDDSGLILPPAIAPFQVVIVPIPRGTWKETVLPKCEEIAAELKAAGIRVKLDADESQTPGWKFAEYEMRGVPLRLEIGPKDIEKSAVFAARRDTRAKASIPMDGLTDAIKALLAEIQASLLARARAFREEHTTTADSYEAFKASMAGRPGFVIAPWCEDAKCEADIKAETQATIRNIPVGYDQAPGQPCIKCGQPGKVSAWFAKAY from the coding sequence ATGGCCGCGAAACCCAATCAGGACGAAGCGTTTGTTACGGAAATCACCAAGCAGTCGGTCGACTTCTCGAAGTGGTATCTCGATGTCGTCCGCAAGGCCGAACTGGCCGACTACTCGCCGGTCAAGGGCTTCATGGTCATTCGCCCGTACGGCTACGCGATCTGGGAGCTGATCCAGCAGCAGCTCGACCAGCGCTTCAAGGCGACCGGGCACGTCAACGCGTACTTTCCGCTGCTGATTCCCGAGAGCCTGCTCGTGAAGGAAGCGCAGCACGTCGAGGGCTTCGCGCCGCAGGTGGCTTACGTCACGCACGGTGGCGGCGAGGAGCTCGAGGAAAAGCTCGTCATCCGGCCGACGTCCGAGACCATCTTCGGCGTGATGTACCAGAAGTGGATCCAGTCGTGGCGCGACCTGCCCGTCCTGATCAACCAGTGGGCCAACGTCGTTCGCTGGGAGAAGGTCACGCGGCCGTTCCTGCGCACGACCGAGTTCCTCTGGCAAGAGGGCCACACGGCCCATGAGACGGCGGACGAGGCGCAGGCCGAGACGATGATGATTCTCGGCATCTACAAGGAATTCGCCGAGAACGTGCTGGCGATGCCGGTCGTGGACGGGCAGAAGAGCGACAGCGAGAAGTTCGCCGGCGCCTCGAAAACCTACTCGATCGAAGCGTTGATGGGGGATGGCCGCGCGCTGCAGGCTGGCACCTCGCACAACCTCGGCCAGAACTTCGCGAAGGCCTTCGACATCCAGTTCCAGGGCCGCGACAAGGCGCTGCAGCACGCGTGGACCACGTCGTGGGGAGTGTCCACGCGGCTGATCGGCGGGGTGATCATGACGCACGGCGACGACAGCGGGTTGATCCTGCCGCCGGCGATTGCGCCTTTCCAGGTCGTGATCGTGCCGATTCCCCGCGGCACCTGGAAGGAAACCGTCCTGCCGAAGTGCGAGGAGATTGCCGCCGAACTGAAGGCGGCCGGCATTCGCGTGAAGCTCGACGCCGACGAAAGCCAGACGCCCGGCTGGAAGTTCGCCGAGTACGAGATGCGCGGCGTGCCGCTGCGCCTCGAGATTGGCCCCAAGGACATCGAGAAGTCCGCGGTCTTCGCGGCTCGCCGCGACACGCGCGCCAAGGCGTCGATTCCCATGGACGGCCTGACCGATGCAATCAAGGCGCTGCTGGCCGAGATCCAGGCGAGCCTGCTCGCCCGCGCCCGCGCGTTCCGCGAGGAGCACACCACGACGGCCGACAGCTACGAGGCCTTCAAGGCGTCGATGGCAGGCCGTCCGGGGTTCGTGATCGCGCCGTGGTGTGAAGACGCCAAGTGCGAGGCCGACATCAAGGCCGAGACGCAGGCGACCATTCGCAACATCCCGGTCGGTTACGACCAGGCGCCCGGCCAGCCGTGCATCAAGTGCGGCCAGCCCGGCAAGGTCAGCGCCTGGTTCGCCAAGGCGTACTAA